From the genome of Halomonas sp. 1513, one region includes:
- a CDS encoding YbaB/EbfC family nucleoid-associated protein — protein MMKGGMGNLMKQAQEMQEKMQRMQEEAQKAEVTGEAGAGMVKVTMNGRHDVSKVDIDPSVLEEDKELLEDLLAAAVNDAVRKVEETTRERMEEATAGLNLPPGFKMPF, from the coding sequence ATGATGAAAGGCGGAATGGGCAACCTGATGAAGCAGGCCCAGGAAATGCAGGAAAAGATGCAGCGCATGCAGGAAGAGGCGCAGAAGGCCGAGGTCACCGGCGAGGCCGGCGCCGGCATGGTCAAGGTGACCATGAACGGGCGTCATGACGTCAGCAAGGTCGACATCGACCCCAGCGTGCTGGAAGAGGACAAGGAGCTGCTCGAGGACCTGCTCGCCGCCGCGGTCAATGACGCCGTGCGCAAGGTCGAGGAGACGACCCGGGAGCGGATGGAAGAAGCCACCGCTGGCCTCAATCTGCCGCCTGGTTTCAAGATGCCGTTCTGA